DNA sequence from the Pelosinus sp. IPA-1 genome:
ACTCGTGAAGACTTGATAGGTACTAATGCAGGTATTGTTAAAGGTGTAGTTGATAGCATTTTGAAATATTCCCCAGATGCTATTTTTGTTATCATTAGTAATCCTATGGATACTATGACTTATCTTGCATTAAAAGCTAGTGGCCTGCCTAAAAATCGTATTATTGGTATGGGCGGTATTTTGGATAGCTCTCGCTTCAAATGTTATTTGAGCCAAGCTCTTGCTGTTCCTGCTACTGATATTCATGGTGTGGTTATTGGTGGTCATGGTGATACTACAATGATTCCATTAACTCGTTTTGCTACATACATGGGTATTCCTGCTTCTGAATTGTTAGATGAAGCAACTTTGGAAAAAGTAGCGGCTGATACTATGGTTGGTGGTGCTACCTTAACTGGTTTATTAGGAACTTCCGCTTGGTATGCTCCTGGTGCTGCTGGTGCTTTATTGGTAGAAGCAATTGTTCGCGATGAGAAAAAAGTATATCCTTGCTGCGTGGCATTGGATGGCGAATATGGTCAAAAAGATATCTGCCTAGGCGTTCCTGTTGTAATCGGCAAAAATGGTTGGGAAAAAGTTGTTGATTATAAATTAAATGCAGTAGAACAAGAGAAATTCAATAAGAGCGCTGATGCAGTTCGTAAAATGAATGCAGTATTAGTAGATATGAAGCTAGTATAAAGAAGACTTGATTCAGATGGAGTTAACTCCATCTGAATCTTAGCCCTTCTTATCCAGGGACTTAGCCGCTCTTAACTCCCGCTTATGAAGATGGGAGTCTTAGAGCGGTTTAGTCATCGGATAAATTAGAAGCAAAACATATATTTAAATAAATAGGAAAATAC
Encoded proteins:
- the mdh gene encoding malate dehydrogenase is translated as MKITVVGAGNVGATCANVIAQRELASELVLLDIKEGVSEGKALDMMQTATLLGFDTRVSGSTNDYSKTAGSDVVVITSGIPRKPGMTREDLIGTNAGIVKGVVDSILKYSPDAIFVIISNPMDTMTYLALKASGLPKNRIIGMGGILDSSRFKCYLSQALAVPATDIHGVVIGGHGDTTMIPLTRFATYMGIPASELLDEATLEKVAADTMVGGATLTGLLGTSAWYAPGAAGALLVEAIVRDEKKVYPCCVALDGEYGQKDICLGVPVVIGKNGWEKVVDYKLNAVEQEKFNKSADAVRKMNAVLVDMKLV